The Oryza sativa Japonica Group chromosome 11, ASM3414082v1 DNA window acgacaatattccggactttgctcagtatgttggatttgaaggaaatcaaacgggcgaggaggaaatagctgttgatggtaacgacgttgcggatgatcttggtcagatgttggaggacgccagggaggactgcgaaagtgaaaaggaggcccataaattggacaagatgttggaggaccacagaacttcgttgtacccaggttgcgagcaggggcacaaaaagttggataccactctggagttgttgcaatggaaggcaaaaaatggggttagtgacaaggcatttggcgatttattgaaactcgtcaagaacattcttccggggggaaacaaattgcccgagacaacgtacgaggctaagaagatagtctgcccgttaggactggaagttcataagattcacgcatgtccgaacgattgtatcctatatcgcggtgaggagtatgagaacctagaagcatgccctgtttgcaaagcactacgatacaagattagacgggacgatccaggagaagttgacgggcagctaacaaagaagagaattcctgctaaggtgatgtggtatttccctataataccacggctaaggcgtttgttcaggaacaaggggaatgctagaatgttgcgatggcacgctgaagagcgtcaacaggacgggatgctgagacaccccgccgatggttcgcagtggcgaaacatcgacagaaaatttaaagaatttggaaaggacgcacgaaacatacggtttggtttgagtacggatggcatgaatccttttggagagatgagcagcggccatagcacttggcccgttacgatgtgtatctacaacctccccccctggctatgcataaagaggaagtacataatgatgccgattattattcaaggccccaagcaacctggtaacgacatcgacgtgtacctaagaccactggtcgaagatcttaaacagttgtggaagaaggaaggtgtccccgtgtgggacgaggacaaacaggaggagtttaacctacgagcgctgctgttcgtaaccatcaacgattggcctgcacttagcaacctatccggacagtccaacaaggggtacaaggcttacactcactgtatggatgaaacagaaagtacgtatcttaagcactgtaggaaggttgtatacatgggtcatcctcgattccttgcagcaaaccacccggtatggaagaaaggcaagcacttcgaacataaggctgaccaccgtacgaagcctaaacatcacagcgggaaaacagtgtttgctatggttaaagatcttaaagtagtgttcggaaaggggcctggaagccagcatatagagagcgaagatggtcacgcggcgatgtggaaaaagaactctatattttgggagttaccatattgggaattcttggacgtacgccacgcaatcgacgtgatgcacctcactaagaacctttgcgtaaaccttcttggcttcctaggtgtatacggaaagtcgaaagatacactggaagcacgtaatgatctgaagcatatggaacaacgcggcgaccttcacccagaaccaaaggagaaaggaagccattacttgagtccagccagctacactcttagcaaggcagagaaggaaagtatgtttgaatgcttggagagcataaaggtaccgtctggatactccacgaatatcaagcgaataataagcacgaaggagaagaagttcacaaacctaaagtctcatgactgtcacgtgttgatgacacaactgctaccagttgtaataaggggtatccttccagacaatgtccgggcaacaataacaaagctatgtgcattcatgaacgcaatttcgcagaaggtcatcgatccggatagattagaagcccttcagaatgaagtggtgcaatgtctcgtcagttttgagttgatatttccaccttcatttttcaatataatgacgcatctgctttgtcaccttgtgaaagagatccgtattctcgggcctatgtacctacacaacatgtttcctttcgagaggtacatgggcgttctgaagaagtatgttcgtaaccgtgctcgtccagaggcaagcatcgccaagggttatggaacagaggaggtcatcgaattttgcgtagaatttatcgaagaccttcgcccaatcggggtacctgaatcacgccatgaagggacactacggggaaagggaactctcggaaggaaagcaataacgacggtagacaacaatttattccgtaaagcccatttcactgttctgcaacactcttcattggtagctccttacatcgaggagcacttggctctagttcgcgccaggaacatcggtaagtccgatgcatggattacacggcatcacattgatactttccccgcgtggctacgacaacatctcatgggtaacgagtcgatcaaccaacaacttgccttcctggcgaggggaccgtctgggtcgatcgcgacattccagggatatgagatcaatgggtacacattctacacgagagcccaagacatgaagagcacgaaccaaaacagcgctgttcgtgtcgatgccatgggacacgatggaacaactgccacgtattacggtgccatcgaggacatatgggaacttgactatggtcctctcaaggttcctctgttccagtgccaatgggttaggttgactggtggaggcgtaatgattgatgacagtgggatgacaactattgaccttaacaaggttggatactcggacgaaccttttgtccttgccaatgatgtaacgcaagtctttttcgtgaaggacatgtctagcaaaggaaagaagggcagagggcctgatgagcctaagcgtcaagtggttctcccaggcaaaagaaaaatcgtcggagttgaggacaagactgacgaggattacgatcagttggatgggcaaccccctttcacggtgacgattgaccctagcatcctcctatcaaatgaagacaccccttactcacacagcgatcacaaggagggaacaatagtgaggagaaagtacgtgccgtaattattgtgtacacgatgtaaactattttggatgtattgattatccatataaatcaattgatgtatggcatatgttaattacgcacgattattagaggtttcaacaagtttaaatcatgtatatgctagttatatgtgatacttacaatttttaaaagttttaaatcacacaggtggcaatttcatatgtatgttaattagagtttttaacatttaatttactagcattcatatgctaattataattgactagaggatttttaaaagttttaaatcacgcaagtggcaatttcatatgttaattagagtttttaacatttaatttactatcattcatatgctaattataattgactggagaatttttaaaagtattaaatttaatatatttttaaaactatcattcatatattagagtttttcataatttaatttactatctttcatatgctacttatatatgactattcgaatttttaaaaggttaaaatcatgcatgtggcatttacatatgttaattagagtttttagcatttaatttaatataattcctacgctaagtacatatgatgattacaatttttattaattttaaatcatgcagtatgtacatacatatcttaattagagtttttaccaatataataatatcattcatatatatgctaagtatatatgattattggaatttttattaattatatttgcttattacgatttatccacttaatttattacagccaaaaataatttttcgaagtaattgtcattaatctttgtactttaaataatgttaatgcattaacttctattttataaacacatatgtaagcgaaaatcatatgcagtgctataatctttagtcctggttcttaaccctaaccgggtttaaaaagaatttcgaaatagcgggaaaagatatttactcccggttgttgagaacaaccggaagtaaatatcttttctttactcccggttgttctcaacaaccgggactaaagatatcaagatatctttagtcccggttgttctcaacaaccgggagtaaagatcttttctttactcccggttgttctcaacaaccgggactaaagatatctttagtcccggttgttgagaacaaccgggagtaaagatccaggggtatatatattcccggtgcgccctcgtcttcttcaccaacacttaaacgttttcggccgatcgatctctctcggcctctctccttcgccgccactgcctagggcaaatccccgcgccgacgccgccgtatctcgccgtcgtctcgagctcgtcgtcctcgccgccgcctccgcctcctccgctgccgccgcatctctggggtgagagccgccgccgccagatctcccttcatgcatctcgatctctccgatctcgatctctctccgtcgcgccgcccgccacgagacgccgcgccacgacgatgacgcgccacgccgccgccttcgacgccgcacaacgccgccgccgcatgccaacgccacgccgccgccgccgtcgccacgccgccgccgccttcgccgccgcgcgcgcaatgccgccgccgccacgccacgccgccgccgccacgccacgccacgccaccgccgccacgccacgccgccgccgccacggccccacaacgccacgccgccgccgccgtcgccacgccgccgcgccaaccgccgccccgatgccgccacaccgccgttaacgaacgagaacgagaacgatcgaacgaacgagagcgagaacgaacacgtcaacgtacgttgccgcgacaacgtgaacgagaacgagaacgatcgaacgaacgagagcgagaacgagaacgatcgaacgaagacaagcgagaacgagggaacgaacgtgaatgagaacaagcgaacgaacgtgaatgagaacgagcgaacgaacgtgaacgagctagggaacgtgaacgagcgaacgaacaaggacgaacgttaacgtgaaatgcaatatatatatatatatgtatatatatgtatatatatatatatgtatatatatgtatatatatatgtatatatatgtatatatatatatgtatatatatgtatatatatgtatatatatatatatatatatgtatatatatatatatatgtatatatgtatatatatatatgtatatatatatatatatatatatatatgttacttcgcatttatcctaatacattttttttatcttgcagaaaagacgtgttgtcggagtcgtccgtcaagcctgagtggaagagctagccctagaaggaattggagcaggcaagtgacgtaataatataaatgattgttatatttataatgcaattaattaagattattagacctgtaattagacttatcatataagattgtgtagtgttctaatattatttgagttttaatataagattattttattgcaaattagacttagtatgacattattgactacggaattggtgcgactcctagcaattgactattgtagtcttaattagacttagcatatacgcacgaaacacttagcatacattactattttagtcttagcatgtaatattatttgagttttaatataatattactttatttgtaattagacttggtatgtaattattgactacggaattggtgcgacaagtagcaattgactattgtagtcttaattagacttagcatatacgcacgaaacacttagcatatacatgactattttagtcttagcatgtaatattatttgagttttaatataagattattttatttgtaattagacttagtatataattatttactagctagggttgtataatatacgtcacctagacttagcttatatcacgatttgtaattagacttagcacgtaaggttgtgtagggttctaatgtacgacatttacacttagcatacatgacttagattgttaaaacataaatgtctcgtgacttagcagatgtttcttgtatcaacagatggctgaccgcgatgaggaacagatattgtacgatacaatcgcggagggaagcagtcagtactggaatgaagaagaggggaacgaggatccaaaccagtacttgaacgaggaagggaacgtggagagggatgcggaggggaaccagcaggggcacgtggaaagagatgtggaggggaaccaggaggaggaggctagtggtagtcaaccctccgttggacagaagagggcacgcgggcaacgaggtgcagcgaagaagcttgagggtcggcacatcataacggaagtggaagaagatggacgtcctagtgccccggccgaagccgccaagaactatgtacgtcacagcggttgggttgtgcgggataacgtgcctgtcagtacggtgtactggcgaagaacaagggcacgcggagatcatgagagctttgtcccagattcggagaaagagatgctgtggaccacaatgctcgagacattcacccttcctgcgggtacagaggacaaagtgaaaaggtggactctgaagaaaatggcagaacagtttcagagcttcaagggagatctgtaccagaagtatatactgaaggggcagacaccgaacttcgacacattcccaaagctaagggatcactgggacgagttcgttgcatataagacaggtgaacaagggcaggcgatgatggaaagaaacaaagaaaatgccgccaagaagaagtaccatcaccacttggggtcaggaggctatagcgtcgcgatgccgaagtgggagcagatggaggctagcttgattgagaggggtatcgaaccggcaacagccaattggctggaacgatcgaagttctggtactatgctcacggtggaacgctcaacccagctgatggctcactgaacgctgaagaaagcatcttctggaaagtccaaaccagtccctcagcttggagagcaaccaaaccaggagatcgagccgttggtgaccggtaaagaaatgacgatagaacaatttattactgacaccggtctaactacggatcaattgctaggagtcgcaccaatcgaaaaggcggaagtgaaatacatgtacgaactcggtaaaccgcttgtcaagcctgagctgctgcagtccctacccacacaaatgtacaagttccatcagctgtagctggagatgagcgccaccggtagagagatgatcggagcgaggatcagggacacggacttcttgcaaggagatgacattctctggatcaatttcaggggaatctacgaactataccagctggacgccctcgacgtctctattatgagttgctggattttgtaagtatatcgttcagttagatttcttactatacgtctcctttaattaattaggtccttgtatataagtagaccatagaaaataatatactcctttttatcgttgtagaatggagattcaaagggcccgacggcggagggttttcgatactggattcatcgaccctcggaaagtaaacgtcgcaatgctcgaccaatatccacaagaaacagaggacaatctcgtccatctcctgaaggcgcagcattacaagacgttcatactgttgccatacaacacagagttagtttaattttactgtcttcctacataccaaatttcattcccgtacgaacttgctaagtgtttcatatgtaatgcatcccacgcacattgcagattccactgggtgcttttactcatcgacctggaggcctgcaccgtcaacgtatatgactcaatggataaaaaagagtctacgtttgacaaggttttcgaacttatagacaggtaccgtcataagttcctttgttaattaagaaaatcttgttatgttaattgctactacgaatcatagctttaaactccatgtagggcttggtatcggttccgtcttttggtccgcggcaaatggagagaaagacttaggcggaagttcaaatttcctgtgagtacacatgctctacatttatatttctccgattcaaatacatacaagtgtatattaattagatctctcgttgtttgtcatttatttgtagtgcgcaaagcaaaagcagggaactaacttgtgcggctattacgtgtgcgagtattgccactgccttgcagaccaaatcatcaccacaagagagctcgatgtacgtacaaataaattcaaaatttcattacgtagcgatttcttgtttaattactaatcaatttcatacattcatatagtttattcgcatgagggataacctgaccacacacaaggaatttatcgcggcggttcaagaacaactcatgggattcatcaacgaagaaatccttgatcccaagggtaaattctactacgacggaaacacaattcaccggtccttagcttctgagctagcagcgagtactactacgtcgaaatcgtagctagctaggacatataatggattgtaattaatacatgactacatatgtttctatatgcatgtgtacacattttctataatgtaaatatattttgttcatatatatatctatatacatatgcatttgcataacatatatatgtataaatacatatatattatgcatgtatatacatataatataatataatataatatatatacatatatatatgtatgcatatatatgtattgaaacatatatatgcatggtttatatatatatatatatatatatatatatatatatatatatatatatatatatatatatatatatatatatatatatatatatatatatatatatatatatatatatatatatatatatatatatatatatatatatataaaccatgcagcaacaggggcatgcaaaaaaaaaaaaaggtcagctcgatctttagtcccggttggtgttaccaaccgggactaaagatcgatctttactcccggttatttcacccgggactaaagatagcgatctttagtcccggattggtactcccggtttggaaaccgggactaaaggggggttacgagcCGGGACTACAAagagtttctccaccagtgggcggcgctccgccgcgccgtgaACGTGCACGGTAGTGCTAGTGTTGAGCACCAGTAGCACTACACGGCGAGCCTGCTCATCGTCGTTGATACCGGTCTCGCTACTAAGCCTGCGGGGCCATGGTGTTGTCTCGTCCTGGAGTAGCGCCCGTGACATAAGCCACCAGTTACGCAAGTAATCTACTTGCCGCTCGTTGAGGCTGATTTGGCCATCGTTCACGGCGTCGTAGTGCAGAGCCATCCTCGCGCCCTCGCAGAAGACGACGGTCAGGTGCACCAGATCCAGTTTGGTGTCATCGTCTGCAGCGCCATATGGATCAGGTGGTTGTTCGTAGCCCGACAGCTTATGGACGGCATCCAGCAGGACGACCTGTCGCAGGTCAATATCATTAACCAACATATTCTTAACGTCGTCTTCATCGCGACCACCAAGTAAGCTTGGGTAGCTGCCGTCGCATCCCAGAAATGTGGATGGCTCAGGGAGAATCGGCTTGCTCATCCCCGAGAAGCCCATGTGGAACCATTGTCCTTTCAGGTTCCTGAAGCCGATGAGGTTGACATTGTCATCCCGGACGGCTAAGGTTGCTCTGTCGTCGCCGTTGCCCACCAGGTTGATGTACATCCACCTCGCCGGCTGTTTTGGGCATCGTTGCATCGCGAGTACGGGACAGCCGGCGTAGACGTCGTCGAGGTCAGGATGCTCCGCGAGCCTGTCGCGAAGGTTGTTCATGAATTCAGGGTAGTTGCCTGTCCTCACGTTGAACTCTACGTTCTCAACTCTCACCGCCATCCTCTGATTTCTGATCTACACAATGATTAATTTGCAGTTATCAAAAACCGTAAATTGTACTCTCTCCTGTTTTATAGTACTTAACAGTTTAGACAGGGGTTGAGGTTAAACTTTTGTAACTTCATTtgactatcaataactttaaa harbors:
- the LOC107279332 gene encoding 60 kDa jasmonate-induced protein-like; translation: MAVRVENVEFNVRTGNYPEFMNNLRDRLAEHPDLDDVYAGCPVLAMQRCPKQPARWMYINLVGNGDDRATLAVRDDNVNLIGFRNLKGQWFHMGFSGMSKPILPEPSTFLGCDGSYPSLLGGRDEDDVKNMLVNDIDLRQVVLLDAVHKLSGYEQPPDPYGAADDDTKLDLVHLTVVFCEGARMALHYDAVNDGQISLNERQVDYLRNWWLMSRALLQDETTPWPRRLSSETGINDDEQARRVVLLVLNTSTTVHVHGAAERRPLVEKLFVVPARNPPLVPVSKPGVPIRD